A genomic stretch from Theobroma cacao cultivar B97-61/B2 chromosome 4, Criollo_cocoa_genome_V2, whole genome shotgun sequence includes:
- the LOC18601528 gene encoding uncharacterized protein LOC18601528: MAYLASCWLLIESIVIPDGYFLKWFYLSFYIHPAFLFACQIFLWLKLLTRCILVVFIYPFRIISFVCSYVYRFCRNCIIYIFSFFRVTNLQVVEEVGSNLEVVKFSVGSQYQLVSLGISSSILPSIPCKTEVVGLQRDELEDANGCEDNEILPGRENSHKEDWSFCLHKDLNSDEYSSSFCISSPSIDEAYLNEYSPLFSSFSSPFMKEYSLPPAACSSGSPVSEREVITRATDEVESEEFYKKYSERMGWFDVLNHDRTCGISAILNKEEGIPSSLESIKAKDFSIPYISWSKIDKKMLLRSIKSDFELVYVAQSCLTWEALHHQYRKVKFLTFSNYLFSDDVAGEFQNFHVLLERFMEDERCYQGKRVWNYVQKRFASKSLLQVPKLSGFLEDEKERIKGETVHAKHVLKTIEECIRAFGKFVATDRKRLWWKFKSSSWTYPPVEDPRDLELLADVTRRLQKKELGLKELQGKQRCWFNKAVNPVEESQKEAILLTMIEMKLVSRVLQMSILSSAQLKWCREKLENIEFKRGRLFRTSSGPLFPSC, encoded by the exons ATGGCTTACCTTGCTTCCTGTTGGCTTCTCATCGAATCTATTGTCATCCCTGATGGATATTTTCTGAAGTGGTTTTATTTGAGCTTCTATATCCATCctgcttttctttttgcttgcCAGATTTTTCTATGGCTTAAATTGCTGACAAGATGTATTTTAGTTGTATTCATTTATCCTTTTAGAATCATTTCTTTTGTGTGTTCTTATGTTTATAGATTTTGTAGAAATTGTATCATCTATATCTTCTCCTTTTTTAGAGTTACCAACTTGCAAGTAGTTGAAGAGGTTGGTTCCAACTTAGAAGTGGTAAAATTTTCAGTTGGTAGTCAATATCAGCTTGTTAGCTTAGGTATTTCTTCCAGCATACTACCTTCAATTCCATGCAAGACTGAAGTGGTTGGACTTCAGAGGGATGAATTGGAAGATGCTAATGGTTGTGAAGATAATGAAATTCTTCCTGGAAGAGAGAACTCACATAAGGAAGACTGGAGCTTTTGTCTTCACAAAGACTTGAACTCGGACGAGTATTCATCGTCCTTTTGTATCTCTTCTCCATCCATTGATGAAGCATACTTGAATGAATATTCACCACTGTTTAGTTCCTTCAGCTCACCATTCATGAAAGAATATTCATTACCACCAGCAGCTTGCAGCTCTGGTTCTCCAGTTTCGGAGAGAGAAGTGATAACCAGAGCAACAGATGAGGTTGAATCAGAAGAATTCTACAAGAAATACTCTGAAAGAATGGGATGGTTCGATGTGCTAAACCATGACAGGACCTGTGGAATAA GTGCAATCTTGAATAAGGAAGAGGGAATACCAAGCTCACTGGAGAGCATCAAGGCGAAGGATTTCTCAATCCCCTACATATCATGGAGCAAAATAGATAAGAAAATGCTCTTAAGAAGtataaaaagtgattttgagctgGTCTATGTGGCTCAATCATGCTTAACCTGGGAGGCCCTCCACCATCAATACAGAAAGGTCAAGTTTCTCACCTTCTCCAACTACTTGTTTTCTGATGATGTAGCAGGGGAATTCCAAAACTTCCATGTACTGCTAGAAAGATTTATGGAAGATGAAAGGTGTTATCAGGGAAAGAGAGTTTGGAATTATGTTCAAAAAAGATTTGCTTCCAAGAGTCTTCTTCAAGTTCCAAAACTGTCag GGTTCCTGGAAGAtgaaaaggaaaggattaAAGGAGAAACAGTGCATGCAAAACATGTGCTGAAGACCATAGAAGAATGCATCCGGGCTTTTGGAAAATTTGTTGCCACTGACCGGAAAAGGCTTTGGTGGAAATTTAAAAGTTCATCATGGACTTATCCCCCGGTGGAGGATCCAAGAGACTTAGAGCTCCTGGCTGACGTCACCAGAAGACTTCAAAAG AAGGAACTAGGGTTGAAAGAATTGCAAGGGAAGCAAAGGTGCTGGTTTAACAAAGCTGTGAACCCTGTGGAAGAGTCACAGAAAGAGGCAATACTGTTGACAATGATAGAAATGAAGCTGGTATCAAGGGTACTGCAAATGTCAATTCTATCCTCTGCTCAACTCAAATGGTGCCGGGAAAAGCTGGAAAACATTGAATTCAAAAGAGGGAGGCTCTTCAGGACTTCGAGTGGCCCTTTATTtccatcttgttga
- the LOC18601529 gene encoding granule-bound starch synthase 2, chloroplastic/amyloplastic codes for MAYIASSSSPFIIESKRENRPVFPFSTFRPRKSKSLAVLNVSTCGFSLFSNKGLLWRFKPVRVAGSLDGVGGGGDDSEDTFQATIEKSKKVLAMQRDLLQQIAERRKLVSSIKSSITDQDEDEVFHEQRDDYLPKVDLASSSSDGMDENKNGSILLSSHVNLTMKDVPEIPPSDEVGQEPEQHLAPEKASSNIGPSKQLKTTDHKPLKSDVLPSYLSSSSDTARLAVEENENLTEAGLEEVGEVDGPAIEDEKPPPLAGANVMNVILVAAECAPWSKTGGLGDVAGSLPKALARRGHRVMVVAPRYADYAEPQDTGVRKRYKVDGQDVEVSYFQAYIDGVDFVFMDGPMFRHMQKNIYGGNRMDILKRMVLFCKAAVEVPWHVPCGGVCYGDGNLVFIANDWHTALLPVYLKAYYRDNGLMSFTRSVLVIHNIAHQGRGPVEDFSYVDLPEHYMDLFKLYDPVGGDHFNIFAAGLKTADRVVTVSHGYAWELKTSEGGWGLHGIINESDWKLRGIVNGIDTKDWNPQYDVHLKSDGYTNYSLETLQTGKAQCKAALQKELGLPGREDVPLIGFIGRLDHQKGVDLIAEAIPWMMGQDVQLVMLGTGQPDLEEMLRQFENQHRDKVRGWVGFSVKTAHRITAGADILLMPSRFEPCGLNQLYAMNYGTIPVVHAVGGLRDTVQPFKPYEESGLGWTFGSADANKLIHALGNCLLTYREYKKSWEGLQRRAMMQDLSWDNAAEKYEEVLVAAKYQW; via the exons ATGGCTTACattgcttcttcttcttcacctTTTATCATTGAAAGCAAACGAGAAAATAGACCCGTTTTCCCTTTCTCAACTTTTAGGCCAAGAAAGAGTAAAAGCTTGGCTGTTTTGAATGTTTCGACATGTgggttttctttgttttctaatAAAGGACTGCTTTGGAGGTTTAAGCCTGTGAGAGTGGCAGGCTCTTTGGATGGTGTAGGTGGCGGTGGTGATGACTCGGAAGATACATTTCAGGCTACTATTGAGAAGAGCAAAAAGGTTCTTGCTATGCAGAGAGACCTACTTCAGCAG ATTGCagaaagaaggaaattggTTTCATCCATAAAAAGTAGCATTACTGAccaagatgaagatgaagttTTTCATGAACAGAGGGATGACTATCTTCCCAAGGTGGATCTTGCTTCAAGCAGCTCTGACGGAAtggatgaaaacaaaaatggcAGCATTCTTTTAAGCAGTCATGTTAATCTAACTATGAAGGATGTACCAGAGATCCCACCTTCTGATGAAGTTGGACAAGAACCTGAACAACACTTGGCTCCAGAAAAGGCTTCCTCTAATATAGGTCCTTCCAAACAGTTGAAAACCACTGATCATAAACCATTAAAGTCTGATGTGCTTCCTTCTTATCTCTCAAGTTCCTCTGACACTGCCCGACTTGCAGTTgaagagaatgaaaatttgactgAAGCAGGTTTGGAAGAGGTTGGTGAGGTAGATGGTCCTGCAATTGAAGATGAAAAACCCCCACCACTAGCCGGTGCAAATGTCATGAATGTTATATTAGTAGCTGCTGAGTGTGCCCCGTGGTCTAAAACAG GTGGCCTGGGAGATGTTGCCGGTTCTTTACCAAAGGCTTTGGCTAGACGTGGACATAGGGTTATG GTTGTAGCACCTCGATATGCTGATTATGCTGAACCTCAAGATACAGGAGTTCGAAAGAGGTATAAGGTGGATGGTCAG GATGTGGAAGTATCATACTTCCAAGCCTATATTGATGGTgtggattttgttttcatgGATGGTCCTATGTTTCGCCATATGCAGAAAAACATATATGGAGGAAACCGAATG GATATTTTGAAGCGCATGGTATTGTTTTGCAAGGCAGCTGTTGAG GTTCCTTGGCATGTTCCATGTGGGGGTGTCTGCTATGGAGATGGAAATCTGGTTTTCATTGCAAATGATTGGCATACTGCTTTGTTGCCAGTGTACTTGAAGGCATATTATCGGGACAATGGTTTGATGTCGTTCACTAGATCTGTTCTTGTTATCCATAATATTGCGCACCAG GGTCGGGGGCCTGTGGAGGATTTCTCCTATGTGGATCTTCCAGAACACTACATGGACCTTTTCAAGTTATATGACCCCGTTGGAGGTGACCACTTCAATATCTTTGCAGCAGGACTAAAGACAGCTGACAGAGTAGTCACTGTTAGTCATGGATATGCTTGGGAGCTTAAAACTTCTGAAGGTGGTTGGGGTTTGCATGGGATAATAAATGAAAGTGACTGGAAATTGAGGGGAATAGTGAATGGAATTGATACAAAGGACTGGAATCCACAGTATGATGTTCACCTCAAATCAGATGGTTATACTAACTATTCCCTGGAAACACTGCAAACCGGCAAGGCACAGTGCAAGGCAGCCTTACAAAAGGAGCTTGGGCTGCCTGGTCGTGAGGATGTCCCACTGATTGGTTTTATTGGGAGACTGGATCACCAAAAAGGTGTTGATCTAATTGCTGAGGCAATTCCCTGGATGATGGGCCAGGATGTGCAACTAGTCATGTTAGGCACTGGCCAACCTGATCTAGAAGAGATGCTTAGGCAGTTTGAAAACCAACATCGTGACAAAGTGAGGGGATGGGTTGGGTTCTCTGTAAAGACAGCTCACCGTATAACGGCCGGGGCTGATATTTTACTCATGCCATCAAGATTTGAGCCGTGTGGACTGAACCAACTGTATGCTATGAACTATGGAACAATTCCAGTTGTTCATGCGGTAGGTGGATTGAGGGATACTGTGCAGCCCTTCAAGCCATACGAAGAGTCAGGGCTGGGTTGGACATTCGGTAGTGCGGATGCAAATAAGTTGATACATGCATTAGGAAACTGCTTGTTGACTTATCGCGAGTACAAAAAGAGTTGGGAAGGACTGCAAAGACGGGCTATGATGCAAGACCTCAGCTGGGACAATGCTGCTGAGAAGTATGAGGAGGTCCTTGTTGCTGCCAAATACCAGTGGTGA